Sequence from the Rutidosis leptorrhynchoides isolate AG116_Rl617_1_P2 chromosome 3, CSIRO_AGI_Rlap_v1, whole genome shotgun sequence genome:
TTTCGTTTTACGAGTCTCATCTTTTCCGGGGAAGCCTTCGTTTTGGACTAGGCGATGATTTTCATGTTGGAGATCTGGTCCAAGCTATGTTGGAGATCTGGTCCAAGCTCCGGAGGAGGATTGGAGTTTTTGCGGGTTTGGCTTCTTTTTTGAAGACGGCCTGAGATTCTTTGTAGTTTGCTTGTGTTCTGTTTTGTTGTTGTCGCTGAGGCAGTCGTCGTTCTCTCGATCGCAGTTGCTATGTATTGTATCTGTTTAATTTTAGGCTTATTAGTACATTCGTTACATTGGTTATATGTGTTTAGCTTGTTAGACTTTTATGTACTTTCAGGTCATTTTTATTCCGCCATGTTCGATGGATGTTTGATTTAGGTTAGTGGTTATCGTGGCTCTCTGATTGAATTTTCATTTGTATTGACTATACTTGTTCATCTTCAGATCCGTAACATGTTATCGTTTTTTGAggggacaaaaaaaaaaaattgacaagtGCTTTTGTGTCCAAAACATAAAGTGCCAAGTGCTTATTCATAACACCAAACTTTTGTTTGCAGAAACATCCACAGCTCTTATTAGAAGAAAAAATAGGAATTATTTCAAATCCCTAGCTTATCGTCCAATTCAAATTTCCAGCGCTCAAAACCCTAACAATGGCGCTCAACCTATCATCATTACAAACCCTAACCCCTGCTCAATACATCAAATTCACAATCCCTACCCCAATTAAACACCACTCTTACATCGAGAGACCACTCCTCCATATCGCCGTCCTCGATTCTCCGATTGCCACCGCCAACGATACCTCCCCGTTAATCGCCGCCATGATCGTACCACAACATCGCGAAAACGACTGGACCTTCTGCACTAAATCCGGCCATCTTCAGCTCTTATTCAACTTATCCAACATCTCACGCCTCATTTTAATCGGTAACAATCTCTCACTTGATGATCTAGAACCTTCTATTTACATTCGCCCTCCCAATATTGATCCCTTAGATAAGGAGAAACTAGAAAATAACTTGAAACAGTTAGTTATTGCTTTGCATCCCAAATCGTGCTTCAAAAATGGTGTGCCAAAACCCTTATTCGTGACGTATGAAGATGACGTGGTGTATCGTGTGATTATTGATAGATTCGTTGGGCCTTTTGTTGGTGAGTTTGTAGTTGAAGATGTTGAAGTAGAAAGTAAATGCGATGGAAATAAAGAATCGAGAAGGAGAATAAGGTTTAAAACAACACCTAATTTGATACAATCGCAAGTCCGAATTGTTCCTAGTTTAGTTGCAGGTGAATATGATGGTAGATTAGATTTAGGACGTTTGAGAAGGATGAAGGGAGTCGAGTTTCTGGCTGATACCAGTGTTTTGGTTCATCCTTATTTGACTCCTATGGTATCGGGTTTATCCATAATTGCTCCCTATCTTAACGAGCGAATTAAAGTAGGGGGTACTCCTCGAGCGTTATGTTTAGGAGTTGGTGGTGGTTCTTTGCTAAGTTTCTTGAACGTTCGACTAGGATTTGAAGTTGTTGGAGTTGAGGCTGATGAGATTGTTTTGACTGTAGCAAGGCAGTATTTTGGGTTAAATGAGGGGAAATCTGTTCGAATAGTTGTTGGAGACGCAATGGAATTGACTGAAAAAATAGCTGAGGATTTGACCGATTCAAGTTTTGGTATTGATGTTTCGAAAGATAGATTTGATGTCGTTATGGTTGATTTGGATTCAAGTGATGCTCAAAGCGGCATTAGTGCTCCACCACCTGAGTTTGTTAAAAAATCTGTTTTTCAAATGATGAAATCTCTTGTTCATGATCATGGGGTCGTTGTTATAAATGTGATTCCTCCTAGTAAAGTGTTCTATAATACGTTGGTACACGAACTTCGAGATGTTTTTCACAAGGTCTATGAGATAAATGTTGAGAATGATGGAAATTTTGTTGTCATGGCCACCTTATCACCAATTGCAAAAGATGACCATGATAATGATTTCTCAACGAAGTTGAGAGCAGCGATTTCGGGAAATTATACCGACTCCATAGTGGAATTATGAGTAGTTTTTGTATACTCATCCTTTAAAAGGTGTTGTACATGGTTTGGGTATATCTCAAAAAAAGCTCTTCTAAGTTCTAACGCAGCTCCAAagcagttaaattttttttttttccaactAACTGTTTATTATAGTAGCAATATATAAGAATAATTTATTTCACTCTGCAATAGAAGTATAGTGCTTGCAGACTTAATTGATGGAAGTTAGCAGTTAGCATACTAACAAGAAGCACTGGCAGATTTGTGGTGTCTTTCTGCATATACAGTTTGGCTGGCTCAGTGTGGTCTTGAATCTTTTATAGAAATTGGGATATTGAATCTATTAACTTGAAGATGATTAAAGTTTTGGTATTTAAAATTAGATGTATAATTGGTATTGCAAATGTAAATCATTTGATATGTAGTCTAAAGTTGTAGAAAAGTATAATGCTTATGTCTACCTGAAGATCTTATAAATACAAAAAtttgatattttttttcttttctttttggagTAAGCTGATAAGCTCCATCCAAGTTTCATGAAGGATCAACTTTCGCACTGGAGGTAACTTCTGAAGGATAACAAATATTTCCTAATAGAAGAAACAGTTGAATCAataatacatttttcaaacataggTTTCTGCAAAGTTACATGTACGATGTATCCAAAACTAGTTCTGCAGCTGTTCTGGGCAAGATGCAAAATTGCATCTTTTTTCATGCTAAGGCTTACTATTAATCACTCACTTAA
This genomic interval carries:
- the LOC139895966 gene encoding uncharacterized protein; this translates as MALNLSSLQTLTPAQYIKFTIPTPIKHHSYIERPLLHIAVLDSPIATANDTSPLIAAMIVPQHRENDWTFCTKSGHLQLLFNLSNISRLILIGNNLSLDDLEPSIYIRPPNIDPLDKEKLENNLKQLVIALHPKSCFKNGVPKPLFVTYEDDVVYRVIIDRFVGPFVGEFVVEDVEVESKCDGNKESRRRIRFKTTPNLIQSQVRIVPSLVAGEYDGRLDLGRLRRMKGVEFLADTSVLVHPYLTPMVSGLSIIAPYLNERIKVGGTPRALCLGVGGGSLLSFLNVRLGFEVVGVEADEIVLTVARQYFGLNEGKSVRIVVGDAMELTEKIAEDLTDSSFGIDVSKDRFDVVMVDLDSSDAQSGISAPPPEFVKKSVFQMMKSLVHDHGVVVINVIPPSKVFYNTLVHELRDVFHKVYEINVENDGNFVVMATLSPIAKDDHDNDFSTKLRAAISGNYTDSIVEL